The following coding sequences lie in one Gemmatimonadota bacterium genomic window:
- a CDS encoding insulinase family protein: protein MARLLRRVTPALLTLLLVPALATAQRAELEKILSKKLLPNGMEIVVLENHGVPLATVELNVRNGSFTQGKGYEGLAHLYEHMFFKANDAAPNPDEFVSRASDLGAVFNATTQEERVNYYMTLRKDSVEGAIKLMAAAMRTPMFLKEELEREREVVLGEYDRQESNPHWAFQRDLNMALYPGQYSRKNVIGDREILRTVEPAKLFEIQKKYYIPNNTVLIVTGDVKPAEIFRLAEAAFGDWKPGPDPFKTDPIPRSRHSRGTRW, encoded by the coding sequence TTGGCTCGCTTGCTCCGCCGCGTCACCCCGGCCCTCCTCACGCTGCTGCTGGTCCCCGCGCTGGCCACCGCCCAGCGCGCCGAGTTGGAAAAGATCCTCTCGAAGAAGCTCCTCCCCAACGGGATGGAGATTGTCGTGCTCGAGAATCATGGGGTGCCACTTGCGACGGTGGAGCTCAATGTGCGCAACGGGTCCTTCACCCAGGGCAAGGGCTACGAGGGCCTCGCCCACCTGTATGAGCACATGTTCTTCAAGGCGAACGACGCGGCCCCCAACCCTGACGAGTTCGTGTCGCGGGCCTCGGACCTTGGGGCGGTGTTCAATGCGACCACACAGGAGGAACGCGTCAACTATTACATGACGCTCCGGAAGGACTCGGTCGAGGGGGCGATCAAGCTCATGGCCGCCGCGATGCGCACCCCCATGTTCCTCAAGGAGGAGCTCGAGCGTGAACGCGAGGTCGTCCTCGGCGAATACGATCGCCAGGAATCCAATCCACACTGGGCCTTCCAGCGCGACCTCAACATGGCGCTGTATCCCGGCCAATACTCCCGCAAGAACGTGATCGGGGATCGTGAGATCCTGCGCACGGTCGAACCCGCAAAACTCTTTGAAATCCAGAAGAAGTATTACATCCCCAACAACACGGTGCTGATCGTCACGGGGGACGTGAAGCCGGCGGAGATCTTCCGGCTGGCCGAAGCGGCGTTTGGTGATTGGAAGCCCGGCCCTGACCCGTTCAAGACGGACCCGATCCCCCGATCCCGGCACTCAAGGGGAACGAGGTGGTGA
- a CDS encoding insulinase family protein, with amino-acid sequence MITEQPVNAVTVWVTWQGPSVRKDPQATFAADVFSDVINQSLSTFQRRLTDTGLFQSVGFNYYTLDQVGPISIQGQTTPEKLKAALAALDKEIMQLGDPGYITADQLEAAKAERAVSTAFGMERASDFAHTLGFWWSVADLEYYMGYIDNMAKQTLQDLQAYAKKYIIGKPRITGVLIDPESRKALGLTKADLLPRVIQ; translated from the coding sequence GTGATCACCGAGCAACCGGTGAACGCGGTCACGGTCTGGGTCACGTGGCAAGGTCCGAGTGTGCGCAAGGATCCCCAGGCGACCTTTGCCGCTGATGTCTTCTCGGACGTGATCAACCAGTCGCTCTCCACCTTCCAGCGCCGCCTCACGGACACCGGGCTCTTCCAGTCCGTGGGGTTCAATTACTACACGCTCGACCAGGTCGGCCCGATCTCCATCCAGGGGCAGACCACGCCGGAGAAGCTCAAGGCCGCGCTGGCCGCGCTGGACAAGGAGATCATGCAGCTCGGCGATCCCGGCTACATCACGGCCGACCAGCTGGAGGCGGCCAAGGCGGAGCGCGCCGTGTCCACGGCGTTCGGGATGGAGCGTGCGAGCGACTTCGCTCACACCCTGGGCTTCTGGTGGTCGGTCGCGGACCTCGAGTACTACATGGGCTACATCGACAACATGGCCAAACAGACGCTGCAGGACCTGCAAGCCTACGCGAAGAAGTACATCATCGGGAAGCCACGCATCACGGGGGTCCTGATCGACCCCGAGTCACGCAAGGCGCTCGGATTGACCAAGGCCGACCTGCTGCCACGGGTGATCCAATGA
- a CDS encoding insulinase family protein: MSFQTADGRRRMGDGRRQTADGRWPTCSGVLTAVFLFLGLLQPAALRAQAAADSTSTFDVGGIRVIHRPAGGDMVVANLYLLGGVRQVTWENAGIELLMLAASENGTRTYSRERLRRLMTRLGTGISIDAETDWSSIGVRATRATFDSTWAVMASRVVEPTFDPGELEVVRQQFLLAVKQRQDSPDALAEFLADSLAYDGHPYAVPPSGTATSVASITQAGLKAYHTQQVVKSRMLVVVVGNVTRDKITRLVSSTLGKLPAGTYTWSLPDTLPRRRAAAYGLQRDLPTNFILGRYAGPHASTKDAYALRIATAILSGQFFGEVRSRRNLTYAVDAPYIDRAVSGGGVYVSTVSPQVTIDVMRQQLAAVRTSTVNPEALNKLIQQFITQFFLENETLGAQADFLAKSFLFEGDLQAAGHLEAMLRSITPADIQRVAQRWIKDVQWAYIGDVSKLPKASMERW, from the coding sequence ATGAGTTTCCAGACGGCAGACGGCAGACGGCGGATGGGTGACGGCAGACGGCAGACGGCAGATGGCAGATGGCCGACCTGTTCGGGCGTTCTCACAGCGGTATTCCTGTTCCTCGGCCTGCTGCAACCAGCGGCGTTGCGCGCCCAGGCCGCAGCCGACTCCACGTCGACGTTTGACGTGGGTGGCATCCGCGTCATCCATCGCCCGGCAGGCGGCGACATGGTCGTCGCCAACCTCTACCTGCTCGGCGGCGTCCGGCAGGTCACCTGGGAGAACGCGGGGATTGAGCTGCTGATGCTCGCCGCGAGCGAGAACGGCACGCGCACCTACTCCCGCGAGCGGCTGCGCCGCCTCATGACGCGGCTCGGCACAGGGATCTCGATCGATGCAGAGACCGATTGGTCGTCGATCGGGGTACGCGCGACGCGAGCGACCTTTGACTCCACCTGGGCCGTGATGGCGAGCCGCGTGGTGGAACCCACGTTCGACCCGGGGGAACTGGAGGTCGTGCGCCAGCAGTTCCTGCTCGCGGTCAAGCAGCGACAAGACTCGCCGGATGCCCTCGCCGAGTTCCTGGCCGACTCGCTCGCGTACGACGGTCATCCGTATGCGGTGCCTCCGTCGGGCACCGCAACCAGCGTCGCAAGCATCACCCAGGCGGGTCTCAAGGCGTATCACACCCAGCAGGTCGTGAAGTCACGGATGCTGGTGGTGGTGGTGGGCAACGTGACCCGCGACAAGATCACGCGCCTGGTGAGCTCGACGCTGGGGAAGTTGCCGGCCGGCACGTACACCTGGTCGCTCCCCGATACGCTCCCGCGACGTCGCGCCGCCGCGTACGGCCTGCAGCGGGACCTCCCGACCAACTTCATCCTCGGGCGGTACGCCGGCCCGCACGCCAGCACGAAGGACGCGTACGCCCTCCGCATCGCCACGGCGATCCTCTCGGGCCAGTTCTTTGGCGAGGTACGGTCGCGGCGCAACCTGACCTATGCGGTCGACGCGCCCTACATCGATCGTGCGGTGAGCGGGGGCGGGGTGTACGTGAGCACGGTCTCGCCGCAGGTCACCATCGACGTGATGCGACAGCAACTCGCGGCCGTACGCACGAGCACCGTCAACCCCGAGGCGCTCAACAAGCTGATCCAGCAGTTCATCACGCAGTTCTTTCTGGAGAACGAGACCCTCGGCGCACAGGCGGACTTCCTCGCCAAGTCTTTCCTGTTCGAGGGAGATCTCCAGGCGGCCGGGCACCTGGAAGCGATGCTGCGCTCGATTACCCCGGCCGACATCCAGCGCGTGGCGCAGCGGTGGATCAAGGACGTGCAGTGGGCCTACATCGGGGATGTGTCCAAGCTGCCGAAGGCGAGCATGGAGCGCTGGTAG
- a CDS encoding LysR family transcriptional regulator — translation MDSTLFRAFLKTVDEGSLSRAARALGISQPSLTLQIQRLERHFGAPLFRRHGRGVAPTDAGTALIPRARRILEEFREAEDAVRQHDEAPAVLRVGVIPTVAPYLVPDALRRLRDKHPAQRVSIHESHSAALMRMLADGELDVAIAAQPYPFDPSLVVDALGADPLVVAVPTHHPAARAGTITLAELRDAPAITLDAVHCLSDQVAEFCNRQGIQLDVVCRGAQLATVLELVAAGVGVSIVPAMAAARHRGSACVFVPVTERALTREIVAVWLARGARPSAAGSLVESLRTVVRGW, via the coding sequence ATGGACAGCACCCTGTTCCGGGCGTTCCTGAAGACGGTGGACGAGGGGTCGCTCAGCCGCGCGGCCCGGGCGCTGGGGATCTCGCAGCCCTCGCTGACCCTCCAGATCCAGCGTCTCGAGCGGCACTTTGGCGCGCCCCTCTTTCGGAGGCATGGCCGCGGGGTCGCCCCCACGGACGCCGGGACGGCACTCATTCCCCGGGCTCGCCGGATCCTGGAGGAGTTCAGGGAGGCGGAGGACGCCGTTCGCCAGCACGACGAGGCGCCCGCGGTGTTGCGGGTCGGGGTGATCCCGACCGTGGCGCCCTACCTGGTGCCCGATGCGCTACGCCGCCTGCGGGACAAGCATCCGGCCCAGCGGGTGTCGATCCACGAGTCGCACAGCGCAGCGCTGATGCGAATGCTGGCCGACGGCGAGCTGGATGTGGCGATTGCGGCGCAGCCGTATCCCTTTGACCCCTCCCTCGTGGTGGACGCGTTAGGCGCCGATCCGCTCGTGGTCGCCGTCCCGACCCACCATCCGGCCGCGCGCGCCGGAACCATCACCCTCGCGGAACTGCGCGATGCGCCGGCGATTACCCTCGACGCCGTGCATTGCCTGAGTGACCAGGTCGCGGAGTTCTGCAACCGGCAGGGCATTCAGCTGGATGTGGTATGCCGGGGAGCGCAGCTGGCGACGGTGCTGGAACTCGTGGCCGCGGGGGTTGGCGTGTCCATTGTGCCAGCGATGGCCGCCGCGCGGCATCGGGGGAGCGCCTGTGTGTTTGTGCCGGTGACGGAGCGGGCGCTGACGCGCGAGATCGTCGCCGTATGGCTCGCGCGTGGGGCGCGACCTTCGGCGGCCGGCTCCCTGGTGGAGTCCCTGCGCACGGTGGTCCGCGGCTGGTAG